From the Lolium rigidum isolate FL_2022 chromosome 2, APGP_CSIRO_Lrig_0.1, whole genome shotgun sequence genome, one window contains:
- the LOC124689289 gene encoding uncharacterized protein LOC124689289 — MAGGSSTRSLQPTAAGADTTDLHFWLQWRVAVCGLWVLCCVVAAAYLIWRHEGPGAHRRPDDAGSDGKERRRRRPDGVMYDDEAWRPCLRDIHPAWLLAYRLGSFIALFSLLIVIVISDGGSIFYYYTQWTFILVTIYFGLATALSIYGCSKFVNCNAVVAATDTELGPYSAHGAITKPTADEEDDGTRKIAGFWGYLLQIIYQTNAGAVMLTDCVFWFIIFPFLTVKDYSVNFLLIGMHSVNAVFLLGEASLNSMRFPWFRIVYFFLWTALYVVFQWIVHASTPIWWPYPFLDLSANLAPLWYFAVAFMQLPCYVIFRLLMNLKHSLLSKHFPECSSKRVASSDEQPCRITAPVVH, encoded by the exons ATGGCGGGGGGCTCCTCAACGCGATCGTTGCAGCcgacggcggcgggggcggaCACCACGGACCTGCACTTCTGGCTGCAGTGGCGGGTGGCGGTGTGCGGGCTCTGGGTGCTCTGCTGCGTCGTGGCAGCGGCTTACCTCATctggcgccacgagggccccggCGCGCACCGCCGCCCGGACGACGCCGGGAGCGACGGGAaggagcggaggaggaggcggccggacGGGGTTATGTACGACGATGAGGCGTGGCGGCCGTGCCTCCGGGACATCCACCCGGCATGGCTCCTCGCGTACAGGCTCGGCTCCTTCATCGCCCTCTTCagcctcctcatcgtcatcgtcatctccGACGGCGGCAGCATCTTCTACTACTACACGCA GTGGACCTTCATTCTGGTGACGATTTACTTCGGG CTTGCCACGGCGCTGTCGATCTACGGATGCAGTAAATTCGTCAACTGCAACGCCGTCGTGGCAGCGACAGACACTGAGCTGGGGCCTTACTCTGCCCACGGTGCCATCACTAAACCGACCGCCGATGAAGAAGACGACGGCACGAGAAAGATCGCTGGATTCTGGGGGTACTTGCTCCAGATCATCTACCAG ACCAATGCAGGAGCTGTGATGCTTACGGATTGTGTCTTTTGGTTCATCATTTTCCCCTTCCTAACCGTCAAAGATTACAGTGTGAATTTT TTACTAATAGGAATGCACTCGGTCAACGCTGTTTTCTTGCTCGGCGAAGCGTCCCTGAATAGCATG CGCTTCCCATGGTTCCGGATCGTGTATTTCTTCCTCTGGACCGCACTTTACGTTGTTTTCCAGTGGATTGTCCATGCATCAACTCCAATCTG GTGGCCCTACCCCTTCCTCGACCTCTCAGCTAATCTAGCGCCTTTGTG GTACTTTGCTGTTGCGTTTATGCAATTGCCGTGCTACGTGATCTTCAGGCTGTTGATGAACCTTAAACACAGCCTTCTCTCCAAACATTTCCCAGAATGCAGTAGTAAGAGAGTAGCATCATCGGATGAGCAACCATGCCGTATTACTGCCCCGGTCGTCCATTAA